Proteins found in one Brachyspira murdochii DSM 12563 genomic segment:
- the rpmJ gene encoding 50S ribosomal protein L36, whose protein sequence is MKVKSSIKKRCNDCQIVKRKGVVRVICKKNPRHKQKQK, encoded by the coding sequence ATGAAAGTAAAAAGTTCTATAAAAAAACGCTGTAATGACTGTCAGATAGTTAAAAGAAAAGGCGTAGTTAGAGTTATATGTAAGAAAAACCCAAGACATAAACAAAAACAGAAGTAA
- the rpsE gene encoding 30S ribosomal protein S5: protein MAHDINNNEEKSMYEERLITLNRVAKVMKGGRRFRFAALMVLGDKNGHVGLGYGKANEVPDAIRKAIEQAKKNMIEVNLKGETIPHNTVGVFRSSRIIMKPASKGTGVISGGPARAVLELAGVKNILSKSLGNNNSMNLAKATFEGLKSLKTVEHMANKRGISIDQIYGRAE, encoded by the coding sequence TTGGCACACGATATAAACAACAACGAAGAAAAAAGTATGTACGAAGAACGCCTTATAACTTTAAACAGAGTTGCTAAAGTTATGAAAGGCGGAAGACGTTTTAGATTTGCCGCTTTAATGGTTTTAGGTGATAAGAATGGTCATGTTGGTTTAGGTTATGGTAAAGCAAACGAAGTACCAGATGCTATTAGAAAAGCTATAGAACAAGCTAAGAAAAACATGATAGAAGTTAACTTAAAAGGTGAAACTATACCGCATAATACAGTCGGAGTATTTAGAAGCAGCAGAATTATTATGAAACCAGCTTCTAAAGGTACTGGAGTAATTTCAGGCGGTCCTGCACGTGCTGTATTAGAATTAGCTGGTGTAAAAAATATTCTTTCTAAGTCTTTAGGTAATAACAATTCAATGAACCTAGCTAAAGCTACTTTTGAAGGTTTGAAATCTTTGAAAACAGTAGAGCATATGGCTAATAAAAGAGGAATTAGTATAGACCAGATTTATGGGAGGGCAGAATAA
- the rplN gene encoding 50S ribosomal protein L14, with translation MIQVPSTLNVADNTGVKKLKCIKVLGGSRRRYATLGDVIVCSVTDIIPTCSIEKGKVVKAVIVRVKKEVRRPDGSYIRFDENAAVIVDDKKEPRGKRIFGPVARELRDRGFMKIVSLAPEVI, from the coding sequence ATGATACAAGTACCAAGTACTCTTAATGTAGCCGACAACACTGGCGTGAAAAAGTTAAAATGTATTAAGGTATTAGGCGGAAGCAGACGCAGATATGCTACTTTAGGTGATGTAATTGTTTGCTCTGTAACAGATATAATACCTACTTGCTCTATAGAAAAAGGTAAAGTTGTTAAAGCCGTAATAGTAAGAGTTAAAAAAGAAGTTAGACGTCCGGACGGTTCATATATACGTTTTGATGAGAATGCTGCTGTTATAGTAGATGATAAAAAAGAGCCTAGAGGTAAACGTATATTCGGACCAGTAGCACGCGAGCTTAGAGACAGAGGCTTTATGAAGATAGTATCACTTGCACCAGAGGTAATATAA
- the rpsS gene encoding 30S ribosomal protein S19: MSRSIKKGPFVDKNLFKKIQAGDNKHQIKTYSRASTIIPEMIGFTINVHNGKTFVAVYIQENMIGHKLGEFAPTRKFISHAGAAKVGKK; encoded by the coding sequence ATGTCTCGCTCTATTAAAAAAGGACCTTTTGTAGATAAGAATCTTTTTAAGAAAATACAAGCTGGAGATAATAAGCACCAAATAAAAACTTACAGCCGTGCTTCAACAATTATTCCAGAAATGATAGGCTTTACTATAAATGTACATAATGGTAAAACATTTGTAGCAGTTTATATACAAGAAAATATGATAGGTCATAAATTAGGCGAATTTGCACCAACAAGAAAATTTATATCTCATGCAGGTGCCGCTAAAGTAGGTAAGAAATAA
- the rplV gene encoding 50S ribosomal protein L22, producing the protein MDYKVKVRYLRIGRRKVSRLLPFVRGEYVNHAISNLAAMPQMSSVVLRKAIKSGIANAIFQSRNINPDTLWVKTAYVDKAPTLKRIRAASRGSADPILKRLSHITIILSDDKKPEKKKLKVKSAKVEEAPKAAEV; encoded by the coding sequence ATGGATTATAAAGTAAAGGTACGTTATTTACGCATTGGCCGCAGGAAAGTATCAAGATTACTTCCTTTTGTTAGAGGTGAGTATGTTAATCATGCTATATCTAATCTTGCAGCAATGCCACAGATGTCATCAGTAGTTCTAAGAAAGGCTATTAAAAGCGGAATAGCTAATGCAATATTCCAATCAAGAAATATCAATCCAGATACATTATGGGTAAAAACTGCTTATGTTGACAAAGCACCTACTCTAAAAAGAATACGTGCAGCAAGCAGAGGCAGTGCTGACCCAATATTAAAAAGACTTTCACATATTACTATAATATTAAGTGATGATAAAAAACCTGAAAAGAAAAAATTAAAAGTAAAAAGTGCTAAAGTAGAAGAAGCACCTAAAGCAGCGGAGGTATAA
- the rpsQ gene encoding 30S ribosomal protein S17: MESKAKKYKRVLEGIVVSDKMDKTIVVKVESKQKHPLYGKTISKNKRYKAHDEKNECHEGDLVRVIECRPLSKDKKFRLTKIIKKAERIDKDSIDSDVESVLKREKHAPEAAVSSQVEGE, from the coding sequence GTGGAAAGCAAAGCAAAAAAATATAAAAGAGTACTTGAGGGAATTGTAGTTTCTGATAAAATGGATAAAACTATAGTTGTAAAAGTAGAAAGCAAGCAGAAACACCCGCTCTATGGTAAAACTATTAGTAAAAATAAACGCTATAAAGCTCATGACGAAAAAAACGAATGCCATGAAGGCGATTTAGTAAGAGTAATAGAGTGCAGACCTCTTAGTAAAGATAAAAAATTTAGATTGACAAAAATAATTAAGAAAGCAGAGCGTATAGATAAAGATTCTATAGACAGCGATGTAGAAAGCGTATTAAAACGTGAAAAACATGCTCCAGAAGCAGCAGTTTCTTCACAGGTTGAAGGAGAGTAA
- the rpsC gene encoding 30S ribosomal protein S3, with product MGQKVSPIGLRLGINKTWSSKWFEDSRTYADSLHEDLSIRRYIMNYYYKTLKEEQKKIGGKKESFDPAISDIQIVRFPDRINIFISTARAGVVIGPKGQRVETVKTAVQKMVKKPVHFSITEIRDAELDAALAAQSVARQLEMRVAFRRAMKSVITQAMKKGAKGIKVMCSGRLAGADIARTEQYKNGSVPLHTLRANIDYGTAEALTTFGIIGIKVWIYKGEILDKKEHKQDDAGKVISAKGDR from the coding sequence ATGGGTCAAAAGGTTAGTCCAATAGGTTTAAGACTCGGAATTAACAAAACTTGGTCTAGTAAATGGTTTGAAGATAGCAGAACTTATGCAGACAGTTTGCATGAAGATTTATCTATCAGACGCTATATAATGAATTACTATTATAAAACATTAAAAGAAGAACAAAAGAAAATCGGCGGAAAAAAAGAGTCTTTTGACCCTGCTATATCTGATATACAAATAGTACGTTTCCCAGATAGAATCAATATTTTCATCTCTACTGCAAGAGCAGGTGTTGTAATAGGACCTAAAGGTCAGAGAGTTGAAACTGTAAAAACAGCAGTTCAAAAAATGGTTAAAAAACCAGTACATTTCTCTATTACAGAGATAAGAGATGCAGAGTTAGATGCAGCATTAGCAGCACAAAGCGTAGCACGTCAATTAGAAATGCGTGTTGCTTTCAGAAGAGCTATGAAAAGCGTTATAACTCAAGCTATGAAGAAAGGTGCTAAAGGAATAAAAGTTATGTGTTCTGGACGTTTAGCAGGAGCTGATATTGCTAGAACAGAACAATATAAAAATGGTTCAGTACCATTACATACATTAAGAGCTAATATAGATTACGGCACTGCAGAAGCACTTACTACATTCGGTATTATCGGAATAAAAGTGTGGATCTATAAGGGAGAAATTCTTGATAAAAAAGAACATAAGCAAGATGATGCAGGTAAAGTTATCAGTGCCAAAGGAGATAGATAA
- the rpsD gene encoding 30S ribosomal protein S4, with product MARYRDASCRLCRREKMKLMLKGERCLTAKCAITKKREVPGPVNRKMKQLSEYGIQMREKQKVKRIYGVLEKQFRNYYHEAIRVAGVSGENLLRLLELRLDNVVYRLGFAKSRNQARQFVAHGFISVNGKKMSIPSYSIKVGDKISFTENGNAIGEVKAIAEGLKSEYVPAWLSLDLSSKTGEIVTLPIRDHIEYPINEQLIIEYYSK from the coding sequence ATGGCAAGATATAGAGATGCTAGCTGCAGATTATGCCGCCGTGAAAAAATGAAACTTATGTTGAAAGGCGAAAGATGTCTTACTGCTAAATGTGCTATAACAAAAAAGAGAGAAGTACCAGGTCCTGTTAACCGTAAAATGAAACAGTTATCAGAATATGGTATTCAGATGAGAGAAAAACAAAAAGTTAAACGTATTTATGGTGTTTTAGAAAAACAATTTAGAAATTATTATCATGAAGCTATACGTGTGGCTGGTGTATCTGGTGAAAATTTACTTAGATTATTAGAATTACGTTTAGATAATGTTGTTTACAGACTTGGTTTCGCTAAAAGCAGAAATCAGGCTAGACAATTCGTAGCTCATGGTTTTATATCAGTTAATGGTAAAAAAATGTCAATTCCTTCATACAGTATAAAAGTTGGAGATAAAATTTCTTTTACTGAAAATGGTAATGCTATAGGTGAAGTTAAAGCTATAGCAGAAGGTTTAAAAAGTGAATATGTTCCAGCATGGTTAAGTTTAGATCTTTCTTCTAAAACAGGAGAAATAGTTACTTTGCCTATAAGAGATCATATAGAGTATCCTATCAATGAACAGCTCATCATTGAGTACTATTCTAAGTAA
- the rpsK gene encoding 30S ribosomal protein S11, which translates to MATQKGKKTLKDKKIKKDRKVEAFGIVHIKASFNNTIVTITDRNGDTLSWASAGLDGDYKSSKKSTPFAAQVASEKASKKAYEMGVREVEVYVKGPGMGRESSIRAVEASGLKVKLIKDVTPMPHNGCRPRKRRRI; encoded by the coding sequence GTGGCTACTCAAAAAGGTAAAAAAACTCTAAAAGATAAAAAAATTAAAAAAGATAGAAAAGTTGAAGCTTTTGGTATAGTACATATAAAAGCTAGCTTTAATAATACAATAGTTACTATAACAGATAGAAATGGAGACACTCTATCTTGGGCTAGTGCAGGTTTAGACGGAGATTATAAAAGCAGTAAAAAGTCTACTCCTTTTGCAGCACAGGTTGCTAGTGAAAAAGCATCTAAAAAAGCTTATGAAATGGGTGTGAGAGAAGTAGAAGTTTATGTTAAAGGTCCTGGAATGGGAAGAGAAAGCTCTATCAGAGCAGTTGAAGCTTCCGGACTTAAAGTTAAACTTATTAAGGACGTTACTCCAATGCCTCATAACGGCTGCCGTCCTAGAAAAAGAAGAAGAATATAA
- the rplR gene encoding 50S ribosomal protein L18 translates to MGLREKIKAQRERRKRSIRIKIEGSSERPRLTVYKSLKYVSAQIIDDSKGITLVSASSQEKDLKSGKNADIAKEIGKILAARAKEKNISEVVFDRNGYIYHGKIKSLADGAREAGLKF, encoded by the coding sequence ATGGGTTTAAGAGAAAAAATTAAAGCTCAACGTGAAAGAAGAAAAAGAAGTATACGTATAAAAATAGAAGGAAGCTCTGAGCGTCCTAGACTTACAGTTTATAAAAGTCTTAAATATGTATCTGCTCAAATAATAGATGATAGTAAAGGTATTACTTTAGTATCAGCATCTTCTCAGGAAAAAGATTTAAAAAGCGGTAAAAATGCTGATATAGCTAAAGAAATAGGAAAAATTTTAGCCGCTAGAGCAAAAGAAAAAAATATAAGTGAAGTTGTATTCGATAGAAACGGCTATATATATCATGGAAAAATAAAATCCTTGGCTGACGGTGCTCGTGAAGCAGGATTGAAATTTTAA
- a CDS encoding type Z 30S ribosomal protein S14, producing MARLALKVKATKKQKYKTRQYNRCPICGRPRAYIRQYKMCRICFRDLANKGLIPGVTKSSW from the coding sequence ATGGCTAGATTGGCACTTAAAGTTAAAGCTACAAAAAAACAAAAATATAAAACAAGACAATATAACAGATGCCCAATATGCGGCAGACCTCGTGCTTACATAAGACAGTACAAGATGTGCAGAATATGTTTCAGAGATTTAGCTAATAAAGGTTTAATACCGGGCGTAACTAAGTCTAGTTGGTAA
- the rplX gene encoding 50S ribosomal protein L24: protein MIKKQDLSKTKYKVKKGDTVEVIAGEQSGERGEVLSIDRKRGRVLVKNINMVKKTMPKTQENQRGGIVEKEASINISNVMVVDKGGKATRVGRKEADGKLKRYSKKSGDFLDK from the coding sequence ATGATAAAAAAACAAGATTTAAGTAAGACAAAATATAAAGTAAAAAAAGGCGATACTGTTGAGGTAATAGCTGGAGAGCAAAGTGGCGAACGCGGCGAGGTATTGTCTATAGATAGAAAAAGAGGCAGAGTTCTAGTAAAAAATATCAATATGGTTAAAAAGACTATGCCTAAAACTCAAGAGAATCAAAGAGGCGGTATAGTTGAAAAAGAAGCTTCAATAAATATATCCAATGTAATGGTAGTTGACAAAGGCGGTAAAGCTACTAGAGTTGGAAGAAAAGAAGCAGACGGAAAATTAAAAAGATATTCTAAAAAATCGGGCGATTTTCTTGATAAGTAA
- the rplF gene encoding 50S ribosomal protein L6, with product MSRLANKPIAIPQGVEVKVDGHKVIVKGKRGELTREFFDYIILELENNSLWVKPPKIESTDEKAIKENKAKYSAQLGLVWKLISNMIEGVNTGYKKVLQLEGTGYRSNVQGDIITLQLGFSSDVKMKIPEGVKVTVEKDTKIVIEGNDKEQVGELAMNIKKKRPVEPYKGKGVRFEGEHVKMKESKKAAK from the coding sequence ATGAGTAGATTAGCAAACAAACCTATAGCGATACCTCAGGGCGTTGAAGTTAAAGTAGACGGACATAAAGTAATCGTAAAAGGTAAAAGAGGGGAGTTGACAAGAGAGTTTTTTGATTATATAATACTTGAACTTGAAAATAATTCTCTTTGGGTTAAACCTCCTAAGATTGAAAGTACTGACGAAAAAGCTATTAAAGAAAATAAAGCTAAATATTCTGCACAACTAGGTTTGGTGTGGAAACTTATTTCTAATATGATAGAAGGTGTAAATACTGGATATAAAAAAGTGCTTCAGTTAGAAGGTACAGGTTACCGTTCTAATGTACAAGGAGACATTATAACTTTACAATTAGGTTTTTCTAGTGATGTTAAAATGAAAATACCTGAAGGTGTTAAAGTAACAGTAGAAAAAGACACAAAGATAGTTATTGAAGGTAATGATAAAGAACAAGTAGGCGAGCTCGCTATGAATATCAAAAAGAAAAGACCTGTTGAACCTTATAAAGGTAAAGGTGTTAGATTTGAAGGCGAGCATGTAAAAATGAAAGAAAGTAAAAAAGCTGCTAAGTAA
- the rplO gene encoding 50S ribosomal protein L15, translated as MAQENTKILRAPKGSSKKRHRVGRGQGSGWGCTAGRGDKGAQSRSGYSRRAGFEGGQMPLHRRIPKSGFTNAAFKKCVNVINVGDLDSIGNEISRETLLKLGFLSSKRDYIKLLSMGEVKNAVTITVDMASKKAIEKIEKSGGKVIIHERKKYIRKKEDKKS; from the coding sequence ATGGCACAAGAAAATACAAAAATATTAAGAGCTCCTAAAGGGTCAAGTAAAAAACGTCATAGAGTAGGACGCGGTCAAGGTTCTGGTTGGGGATGTACTGCAGGCAGAGGTGATAAAGGAGCACAGTCTCGTTCTGGATACAGCAGAAGAGCTGGTTTTGAAGGCGGACAAATGCCTTTGCATAGAAGAATCCCTAAAAGCGGATTTACTAATGCAGCTTTTAAAAAATGTGTAAATGTTATCAATGTTGGTGATTTAGATTCTATTGGTAATGAAATAAGCAGAGAAACTTTACTAAAATTGGGTTTCCTTTCATCTAAAAGAGATTATATTAAACTTCTTTCTATGGGTGAAGTAAAAAATGCTGTTACTATTACAGTTGATATGGCTAGCAAAAAAGCTATAGAAAAAATTGAGAAATCCGGCGGTAAAGTTATAATACATGAACGTAAAAAATATATTAGAAAAAAAGAAGATAAAAAATCTTAA
- the rpsH gene encoding 30S ribosomal protein S8: MSVHDPIADALTIIRNGCRAKKEAVTIPFSTKMENILAILKKEGYINDFKKVEVKDKNFFRIEIDLKYYEGSSVIEGIQRVSTPGLRVYTSVDTIPQVKNGFGISVISTSKGVMTDKEARKENVGGEVLCYVW; encoded by the coding sequence ATGAGCGTACATGATCCAATAGCAGATGCTTTAACTATAATTAGAAACGGATGTAGAGCAAAAAAAGAGGCTGTTACTATACCTTTTTCTACAAAAATGGAAAATATACTTGCAATTTTGAAGAAAGAAGGATATATTAATGACTTCAAAAAAGTAGAAGTAAAAGATAAAAATTTCTTCCGCATAGAAATAGACTTGAAATATTATGAGGGAAGTTCAGTAATAGAGGGCATTCAAAGAGTATCAACTCCGGGTTTGAGAGTTTATACCTCAGTAGATACTATACCTCAAGTAAAAAATGGTTTCGGTATATCTGTAATATCTACAAGCAAAGGAGTTATGACAGATAAAGAAGCTAGAAAAGAAAATGTTGGCGGCGAAGTTTTATGCTACGTTTGGTAA
- the secY gene encoding preprotein translocase subunit SecY has protein sequence MLKSLANIFKVQELRSRILFTIIAILVYRIGSHIPTPGIDPAALLGFLSSSQGGAGLLTIMDLFSGGALFRFSILALGIMPYISASIIMQLLGVVIPALERMQKEGESGRKKINQYVRYLTLVLCIVQSAAMASWIQSINEGAMIFMNPGIGFILLVVVTATAGTMFLMWLGDQITERGLGNGISVIIFAGIVARIPAGVYDVIQKRESEYLNSLVIVLFFIIFAIVIFCVVYEESGQRRIPVQYAKRVVGRKVFGAQSTHIPFKINPSGVIPIIFASALMAIPAQIASLTRGVQWRWLDALLRFFSYGSWAYIILYCLLVIMFAYVYTSVQFNPDDIAENLKKSGGFIPGYRPGTQTAEYLKTVLSRITIGGSIFLAAIAVFPDLMSKIPIFAPFRGTNNSLVYLMGGTSVMISVSVAVELLKQIESYLQMHNYDGILKKSKVRR, from the coding sequence ATGTTGAAATCATTAGCTAATATATTTAAGGTACAGGAATTAAGAAGCAGAATATTATTCACTATTATAGCTATTTTAGTTTATAGAATAGGAAGCCATATTCCTACACCTGGTATAGATCCTGCAGCCCTTTTAGGCTTTTTATCCTCATCGCAAGGCGGTGCAGGACTTTTGACTATAATGGATTTATTTTCAGGCGGTGCTTTATTTAGATTTTCTATATTGGCACTTGGTATAATGCCTTATATTTCTGCTTCTATTATAATGCAGCTTCTTGGGGTAGTAATACCTGCACTCGAAAGAATGCAGAAAGAAGGTGAAAGCGGTCGTAAAAAGATAAATCAGTATGTTAGATATTTAACACTTGTTCTTTGTATAGTACAATCTGCAGCTATGGCTAGTTGGATACAGAGTATAAATGAAGGTGCTATGATATTTATGAATCCGGGTATAGGATTTATATTATTAGTAGTTGTAACAGCTACTGCCGGTACCATGTTCTTAATGTGGCTAGGTGACCAAATTACAGAACGCGGCCTTGGTAACGGTATATCTGTTATAATTTTTGCTGGTATTGTTGCTCGTATTCCTGCTGGTGTTTATGATGTTATACAGAAAAGAGAAAGTGAATATTTAAACTCTTTAGTTATAGTTCTTTTCTTCATAATTTTTGCAATAGTTATATTCTGTGTAGTTTATGAAGAAAGCGGACAGAGAAGAATACCTGTTCAGTATGCTAAACGTGTGGTTGGCAGAAAAGTATTCGGAGCTCAATCAACTCATATACCTTTCAAAATCAACCCGTCCGGAGTTATACCTATAATATTCGCTTCTGCTTTAATGGCAATTCCAGCTCAGATAGCTAGTTTAACTAGAGGCGTTCAGTGGAGATGGCTTGATGCCTTGCTTAGATTCTTCTCTTATGGAAGTTGGGCATATATCATTCTTTATTGTCTTTTAGTTATAATGTTTGCCTATGTTTATACATCAGTACAATTTAATCCAGACGATATAGCAGAGAATCTTAAAAAATCAGGCGGTTTTATACCTGGTTACAGACCTGGTACTCAAACAGCAGAATATCTTAAGACAGTATTAAGCAGAATAACTATAGGCGGTTCAATATTTTTGGCAGCTATAGCAGTATTTCCAGACTTAATGTCTAAGATACCTATATTTGCACCTTTTAGAGGTACAAATAATTCTCTTGTTTATTTGATGGGCGGAACATCAGTAATGATTAGTGTAAGTGTTGCCGTTGAGTTATTAAAGCAAATAGAATCCTATTTACAAATGCATAACTATGATGGCATATTGAAGAAATCTAAGGTTAGAAGGTAA
- the rpmD gene encoding 50S ribosomal protein L30, producing the protein MAKVVITLVKSPIGYEKSQRDTVVALGFKKSKRVVEHEATPQINGMINKISHLLKVEYK; encoded by the coding sequence ATGGCTAAAGTTGTAATAACATTAGTTAAATCTCCTATAGGCTATGAGAAGTCTCAAAGAGATACTGTTGTAGCTTTAGGTTTTAAAAAGAGTAAAAGAGTTGTAGAACATGAAGCAACTCCTCAAATAAATGGAATGATAAATAAAATATCACATCTTCTTAAAGTAGAGTATAAGTGA
- the rpmC gene encoding 50S ribosomal protein L29 → MAKNKKDYKSLPLEELKSELLKLEKEYQEHRFEKVVGDARQTHQLKKARKDIAKVKTFIRQYELGIKK, encoded by the coding sequence ATGGCTAAAAATAAAAAAGATTATAAGTCATTGCCTTTAGAAGAGCTTAAAAGTGAACTTCTAAAATTAGAAAAAGAATATCAAGAGCATAGATTTGAAAAAGTAGTAGGCGATGCAAGACAAACACATCAACTTAAAAAAGCTCGTAAAGATATAGCTAAAGTTAAGACATTTATTCGTCAATATGAACTTGGCATAAAAAAATAG
- the rplE gene encoding 50S ribosomal protein L5, with protein MSVLKDRYENEIKQSLLKDMNLSSTMAIPKIEKIIINMGVTQAVTDKKYVDSAVEELTQIAGQRAVVTRAKKSIANFKLRQGMPIGCRVTLRGERMYDFLERLIFIALPRVRDFQGIPRRGFDGKGNYNLGIKEHTIFPEISFDKTDAVKGLNITIVTTADNDDMARTLLERVGLPFRAAPKSQENK; from the coding sequence ATGTCAGTATTGAAAGATAGGTATGAAAACGAAATTAAACAGTCTCTGCTAAAAGATATGAATTTAAGCTCTACAATGGCTATCCCTAAAATTGAAAAAATCATCATAAATATGGGAGTAACTCAGGCTGTAACAGACAAAAAATATGTTGATTCTGCTGTAGAAGAATTGACTCAAATAGCAGGTCAAAGAGCTGTTGTAACAAGAGCTAAAAAATCTATAGCTAACTTCAAATTAAGACAAGGTATGCCTATAGGCTGCCGTGTAACTTTAAGAGGTGAGAGAATGTATGACTTCTTAGAGAGATTAATATTCATAGCATTACCAAGGGTAAGAGACTTCCAAGGTATTCCTAGAAGAGGATTTGACGGTAAAGGTAATTACAATTTAGGAATAAAAGAACATACTATATTTCCAGAAATAAGTTTTGATAAAACAGATGCTGTAAAAGGCTTAAATATAACAATAGTAACTACTGCAGATAATGACGATATGGCACGTACTTTATTAGAAAGAGTAGGTTTGCCATTCCGTGCTGCACCTAAAAGTCAGGAGAATAAATAA
- the rplP gene encoding 50S ribosomal protein L16, translated as MLQPSRMKYRKHHRGRMKGKSKRGSNLTFGDYGLMALEPVWLTDRQIEAARIAISRHVKRVGKMWIKVFPDKPYTKKPAETRMGKGKGNVEYWVAVVKPGKVIFEISGVPEELAQSAFRLAGFKLPIKTKFIKREAI; from the coding sequence ATGTTACAACCATCAAGAATGAAATATCGTAAACATCATAGAGGCAGAATGAAAGGCAAATCAAAAAGAGGAAGTAATCTTACTTTCGGAGATTATGGTTTGATGGCATTAGAACCTGTATGGCTTACAGATAGACAAATTGAGGCTGCACGTATTGCTATATCAAGACATGTTAAACGTGTAGGTAAGATGTGGATAAAAGTATTTCCAGATAAACCTTATACTAAAAAACCAGCTGAAACTAGAATGGGTAAAGGTAAAGGTAACGTTGAATATTGGGTAGCTGTAGTTAAACCTGGAAAAGTAATATTTGAAATATCAGGTGTTCCAGAAGAATTGGCTCAATCAGCTTTCAGACTAGCTGGTTTCAAGCTTCCTATAAAAACTAAGTTCATTAAGAGGGAGGCTATATAA
- the infA gene encoding translation initiation factor IF-1 — protein MADRETIEVEGTVVEPLPNATFRVELENGHKILAHISGKMRMNFIRILPGDKVTIEMSPYDLTKGRIIYRYK, from the coding sequence ATGGCTGATAGAGAAACTATAGAAGTAGAGGGTACAGTTGTAGAGCCTCTTCCAAATGCTACTTTTAGAGTAGAGCTAGAGAATGGTCATAAGATATTGGCTCATATATCAGGTAAGATGCGTATGAATTTTATCCGCATACTTCCCGGTGATAAAGTAACTATAGAAATGTCTCCCTATGATTTAACAAAGGGCAGAATAATTTATCGTTATAAGTAA
- the rpsM gene encoding 30S ribosomal protein S13, which produces MARLMGVEIRNNKRIEIALTDIYGIGRTLAHVICDKANIDYSIKAKDLTDAQITALRDAIEATTKVEGDLRTELYNNIKRLKDIHSYRGMRHIKRLPVHGQRTRTNSRNARGGGARKAIAGKKKAPGKK; this is translated from the coding sequence ATGGCACGCTTAATGGGTGTTGAAATTAGAAACAATAAAAGAATAGAAATAGCCCTTACTGATATATACGGTATAGGTCGCACTCTTGCTCATGTTATTTGTGATAAAGCTAATATAGATTATTCTATTAAAGCTAAAGATTTAACAGATGCACAAATTACAGCTTTAAGAGATGCTATAGAAGCCACTACTAAAGTAGAAGGTGATTTACGTACAGAGCTTTACAATAATATAAAGCGTTTAAAAGATATTCACTCATATCGTGGAATGCGTCATATTAAAAGGCTTCCGGTACATGGTCAGCGTACACGTACTAATTCGCGTAATGCTAGAGGCGGCGGAGCTAGAAAAGCTATTGCTGGTAAGAAAAAAGCACCAGGTAAAAAATAA